The Lacipirellula parvula genome window below encodes:
- a CDS encoding sugar porter family MFS transporter, which translates to MMHSSGTTGAGSGAGLLSPPGGGHDSGYLYRITMIAAIGGFLFGYDLSLISGAIIFLQKEFALTPFWTGMVTGSAILGCPFGPLCGMWLADVKGRKWSLLLAALLFMISAVGSALAPSVWQIILWRFVGGMGVGLASTVSPMYIAEISPAPLRGRMVIINQLAIVIGLSMAVVVAYFLSFGGHWRWMFFSQAIPIVGLFGGLFFVPNSPRWLAMMNRDAEALDVLNRINTPEQSEQELRAIKQELGEESGGFAELLRPGILKAVIIGLVLMVFSQINGVNMILLYTPSLFMEAGITDAPDAILNSVIIDGWITICTVIAFWLTSKFGRRPILIVGALAMGVGHLLMYANFAFQLPMQMTLLAMIVATGAFTLTLAPLSWVVVSELYPTRIRGKAMSIATCAMFTASFITVNLFPVLTNWFSAHFGSAGGTFLIFFGICLAGGLFVWKWIPETKDKTLEEIGGFWLHDSDRAERPFVENELVANPNA; encoded by the coding sequence ATGATGCATTCTTCCGGCACGACAGGAGCAGGTTCTGGGGCAGGGCTCCTGTCGCCGCCGGGAGGCGGCCACGACAGCGGTTACCTCTATCGCATCACGATGATCGCCGCGATCGGCGGCTTTCTGTTCGGCTACGATCTGTCGCTCATCTCCGGGGCGATCATCTTCCTACAGAAGGAATTCGCACTCACTCCCTTCTGGACCGGCATGGTCACCGGCAGCGCGATTCTCGGTTGCCCCTTCGGCCCGCTCTGCGGCATGTGGCTCGCAGACGTGAAGGGCCGCAAGTGGTCGCTGCTGCTCGCCGCCCTGTTGTTCATGATCTCGGCGGTCGGCAGCGCGCTCGCGCCGTCGGTCTGGCAAATCATCTTGTGGCGTTTCGTCGGCGGCATGGGCGTCGGCCTCGCCTCGACTGTCTCGCCGATGTACATCGCTGAGATCTCGCCTGCTCCGCTCCGCGGTCGAATGGTGATCATCAACCAACTGGCGATCGTCATCGGCCTCTCGATGGCCGTCGTCGTCGCCTACTTTCTCTCGTTCGGCGGTCACTGGCGCTGGATGTTCTTCTCTCAGGCCATCCCGATCGTCGGCCTCTTCGGCGGGCTGTTTTTCGTGCCGAACAGCCCCCGTTGGCTGGCGATGATGAATCGCGACGCGGAAGCCCTCGACGTGCTCAACCGCATCAACACGCCGGAGCAGTCGGAACAAGAACTGCGGGCCATCAAGCAAGAGCTGGGCGAAGAGAGCGGCGGGTTCGCCGAGTTGCTCCGCCCCGGCATTCTGAAGGCGGTGATCATCGGCCTTGTGCTGATGGTCTTCTCGCAAATCAACGGCGTGAACATGATTCTGCTCTACACGCCGTCGCTGTTCATGGAAGCCGGCATCACCGACGCTCCCGACGCCATTCTGAACAGCGTCATCATCGACGGCTGGATCACGATCTGCACGGTGATCGCCTTCTGGCTGACGAGCAAATTTGGCCGGCGCCCGATTCTCATCGTCGGAGCGCTGGCGATGGGCGTAGGGCATCTGCTGATGTACGCCAACTTCGCCTTCCAGCTGCCGATGCAAATGACGCTGCTGGCGATGATCGTCGCCACCGGGGCGTTCACGCTAACGCTCGCGCCGCTGAGTTGGGTCGTCGTCTCCGAACTCTACCCCACGCGCATCCGCGGCAAGGCGATGTCGATCGCCACCTGCGCGATGTTCACCGCGTCGTTCATTACCGTCAACTTGTTCCCCGTGCTCACGAATTGGTTCAGCGCCCACTTTGGCAGCGCGGGGGGAACGTTCTTGATCTTCTTCGGCATTTGCCTGGCGGGGGGACTTTTCGTCTGGAAATGGATCCCCGAGACGAAAGACAAAACGCTCGAAGAAATCGGCGGCTTCTGGCTGCATGACTCCGATCGGGCCGAGCGCCCTTTCGTTGAAAACGAATTAGTCGCCAATCCCAACGCTTAG
- a CDS encoding D-lyxose/D-mannose family sugar isomerase, whose amino-acid sequence MPEIPDSLQIPPQERRAALDECYQHISEWKVAMPPAVPLVLDFGLGDFDRFGLYEFWIANEMEAGYCGKYMFVKDGQMCPRHCHRIKHETFFVMKGALRVTMDNEEFVLKEGETLAIAPNQVHSFEGIGPTLMLELSMPCDPSDNVFEQPEAMAWLHRNIGVPASA is encoded by the coding sequence ATGCCAGAGATTCCTGATTCATTGCAGATTCCGCCGCAAGAACGCCGCGCCGCGTTGGACGAATGCTACCAACACATTTCGGAATGGAAGGTGGCGATGCCGCCCGCCGTGCCGCTCGTGCTCGATTTCGGCCTGGGCGACTTCGACCGGTTCGGCTTGTACGAGTTCTGGATTGCGAACGAAATGGAAGCCGGCTACTGCGGCAAGTACATGTTCGTGAAGGACGGGCAAATGTGCCCGCGCCACTGCCATCGCATCAAGCACGAGACGTTCTTCGTAATGAAGGGCGCCTTGCGCGTCACGATGGACAACGAAGAATTCGTGTTGAAAGAAGGCGAGACGCTGGCCATCGCGCCGAACCAAGTTCACTCGTTCGAAGGGATCGGCCCCACGCTGATGCTCGAACTTTCGATGCCGTGCGACCCGAGCGACAACGTGTTCGAGCAGCCGGAAGCGATGGCCTGGCTCCACCGCAACATCGGTGTGCCGGCCTCTGCGTGA
- a CDS encoding aspartate aminotransferase family protein: MSSALSSPNVPSTFSSLEWARVDLANCPQIDGETPGPESKRYHERCTQYFKGLSGQVKLFPVTFESGEGCVLRDVDGNEYLDFSSGIYVTTLGHCHPKVSEAIGRYASMLMNAHDFTTPIKTALCEKLAEVLPGDLNGFQFYDSGTTAVEAAIRVARAATKRNETISCFNDFHGKTYGAVSHGQISNRVYGATRAPGAHMVPRPDVYRPIWTKSDGTIDTDKYIWFYEQYIDKGTVHDVAAFILEPIQGWGGSVMPPDDFFPKLRKFCDDRNILLIMDEVLTSWGRTGKWLCSEYWNVVPDIVTIGKGFGNGFPVTCVAVREPYKESFESISASSSYGGNPMACAAALASTEVIEDENLLQHAQYLGDVALRRLKQMMADHPIIGDVRAKGCLMGIELVKDREAKTPFNEAGVRVYQKAFRKGLAWIPAGHILRMSPPIVMGEDALLKGLDIIDESIGETERELGFA; this comes from the coding sequence ATGTCATCTGCACTTTCTTCGCCGAATGTGCCGTCCACCTTCTCGAGCCTCGAATGGGCGCGAGTCGACTTAGCCAATTGCCCGCAAATTGACGGCGAAACGCCGGGGCCCGAGTCGAAGCGGTATCACGAGCGCTGCACTCAGTACTTCAAGGGACTCTCGGGGCAGGTGAAGCTGTTCCCCGTGACGTTCGAGTCGGGCGAAGGCTGCGTGCTGCGAGACGTCGACGGCAACGAGTATCTCGACTTCTCGTCGGGCATCTACGTGACGACCCTCGGCCATTGCCACCCGAAGGTCAGCGAAGCGATTGGCCGTTACGCCTCCATGTTGATGAACGCCCATGATTTCACGACGCCCATCAAAACGGCGCTGTGCGAGAAGTTGGCGGAAGTCCTGCCTGGCGATTTGAACGGGTTCCAGTTCTACGATTCCGGCACCACCGCCGTGGAAGCGGCCATTCGCGTCGCGCGGGCTGCGACGAAGCGCAACGAAACGATCTCTTGCTTCAACGACTTCCACGGTAAGACCTACGGCGCCGTTTCGCACGGCCAAATTAGCAACCGCGTCTACGGCGCGACGCGCGCTCCCGGCGCCCACATGGTGCCGCGTCCCGACGTCTATCGCCCGATTTGGACGAAGAGCGACGGCACGATCGACACCGACAAATACATTTGGTTCTACGAGCAGTACATCGACAAAGGAACCGTCCACGACGTCGCGGCGTTCATCCTTGAGCCAATCCAAGGCTGGGGCGGCTCGGTCATGCCTCCCGACGACTTCTTCCCGAAGCTCCGCAAGTTCTGCGACGATCGCAACATCTTGCTGATCATGGACGAAGTCCTCACCAGCTGGGGACGCACCGGCAAGTGGCTCTGCTCCGAGTACTGGAACGTCGTCCCCGACATCGTCACCATCGGCAAGGGCTTCGGCAACGGCTTCCCCGTCACGTGCGTGGCGGTTCGCGAGCCGTACAAGGAAAGCTTCGAATCGATCAGCGCCTCATCGAGCTACGGCGGCAACCCGATGGCCTGTGCGGCCGCGTTGGCGTCGACCGAGGTGATCGAAGACGAGAACCTCCTGCAGCACGCCCAGTATCTGGGCGACGTCGCGCTGCGGCGGTTGAAGCAAATGATGGCCGACCACCCGATCATCGGCGACGTTCGCGCCAAAGGCTGCTTGATGGGCATCGAGCTCGTCAAAGACCGCGAAGCCAAAACGCCGTTCAACGAAGCGGGCGTCCGCGTTTATCAGAAAGCCTTCCGCAAAGGCCTGGCGTGGATCCCGGCCGGACATATCCTGCGGATGAGCCCGCCGATCGTCATGGGCGAAGACGCCTTGCTCAAGGGTCTCGACATCATCGACGAATCGATCGGCGAAACCGAACGCGAACTCGGCTTTGCCTAA
- a CDS encoding DUF1559 domain-containing protein — translation MEFTVLPLGATAGATTHRRRALLSGGFTLVELLVVIAIIGVLVALLLPAVQAAREAARRSQCTNNLKQLGIALHNLHDTNRVLPPLMTQGETFGYSSLKTGPYAKATGYTFFNWLLPYIEQGNIFKAAEANVNTYVGGLRIKAYVIPTFLCPSESSSPNGLPDSYKGRVVVDGAPEPWTVGNYAANYQAFGDPEVPLSIGLALGKAKRVEATKKFSQFPDGLSQTLAFAERYGTCGNTGVSDEANANLWSDSNPGSRPLFGTNTTDQVASHADPVAPVALMFQTQPNAISNCLVDRAQTPHSTMNAAFVDGSIQSLSGGIDELVWARLCNALDGEPVALP, via the coding sequence ATGGAATTTACCGTCTTGCCACTTGGGGCGACGGCCGGTGCGACGACGCACCGTCGTCGTGCACTGCTTAGCGGCGGCTTTACGTTGGTCGAATTGCTGGTGGTAATCGCCATCATCGGCGTGCTCGTCGCGCTGCTGCTTCCGGCGGTGCAAGCTGCCAGGGAGGCGGCGCGCCGCTCGCAATGCACGAACAATCTCAAACAGTTGGGGATTGCCCTCCATAATTTGCACGACACGAATCGAGTCTTGCCTCCGCTGATGACGCAAGGCGAAACTTTCGGCTACTCCTCGCTCAAAACCGGCCCATATGCAAAGGCAACCGGCTACACGTTCTTCAACTGGCTTCTGCCATACATCGAGCAGGGGAACATCTTCAAAGCCGCCGAAGCCAACGTGAACACGTACGTCGGCGGTCTTCGCATCAAGGCCTATGTGATTCCGACGTTCCTGTGCCCTTCCGAATCGAGTTCGCCGAACGGGCTTCCCGACAGCTACAAGGGACGCGTCGTCGTCGACGGAGCGCCCGAACCTTGGACGGTGGGCAACTACGCCGCCAACTACCAAGCGTTTGGAGATCCGGAGGTTCCGCTTTCCATCGGGTTGGCGCTAGGCAAAGCCAAACGCGTCGAAGCGACCAAGAAGTTCTCGCAGTTTCCCGACGGGCTGTCGCAAACGTTGGCCTTCGCTGAGCGCTATGGCACCTGCGGAAACACGGGCGTCAGCGATGAGGCGAACGCGAACCTGTGGTCTGACTCCAATCCTGGCAGCCGCCCGTTGTTCGGCACGAACACGACCGATCAGGTTGCCAGCCACGCCGATCCGGTCGCTCCAGTCGCCCTGATGTTTCAGACTCAACCAAACGCGATTTCGAATTGCTTGGTCGATCGAGCCCAAACGCCCCACTCGACGATGAACGCCGCTTTCGTCGACGGGAGCATTCAATCGCTTAGCGGCGGCATTGACGAGCTCGTCTGGGCCCGGCTGTGCAACGCCTTAGACGGCGAGCCGGTGGCGCTGCCGTAA
- a CDS encoding aldose 1-epimerase family protein yields the protein MAVHRWLLCDAKQRHYAEPQRISSAAVSTSSSMWSIETQTLRGGRQDGVDVIEVDNGAMRFVVVPTRGMNVWKCWLGSRELSWPSPVEGPVHPQFVPLEEASGAGWLEGFDELLTRCGLHSNGPSEFAADGRLTNPLHGRIANSPAHWVEASYDEESQEIAIEGIVCEQRFGAYSLQLTSRISTRLGETALRVNDRVANRTSRPADCQLLYHINFGSPLLDEGSQFIAPAARLTPRDEISAAGLNDWDRYSARDETVAEEVYFLELAADAQGNTQALLKNGAGQLGVSVRFNVRQLPYFTLWKDRLGAEKFRVTGLEPGTNYPNQRTLESRAGRVVSLGAAEEKEFEVMIQFHAEATAVKQACDEIAFLQSSLPPRVV from the coding sequence ATGGCTGTCCATCGTTGGCTCTTGTGCGACGCGAAGCAGCGACATTACGCGGAGCCGCAGCGAATTTCATCCGCGGCGGTCTCCACGTCGTCGTCAATGTGGAGCATCGAAACGCAAACGCTTCGCGGCGGACGGCAAGACGGCGTCGACGTCATTGAAGTCGACAACGGCGCCATGCGATTCGTCGTCGTGCCGACTCGCGGCATGAACGTTTGGAAATGTTGGCTGGGGTCGCGCGAGCTGAGCTGGCCCTCCCCGGTAGAAGGTCCAGTCCATCCGCAGTTCGTCCCTCTGGAAGAAGCCAGCGGGGCAGGGTGGCTGGAAGGATTTGACGAGCTACTGACTCGCTGCGGGCTCCATTCCAACGGCCCGTCCGAGTTTGCAGCAGATGGTCGGCTGACAAACCCGCTTCATGGCCGCATCGCCAATTCGCCGGCCCACTGGGTGGAAGCGTCGTACGACGAAGAATCGCAAGAGATTGCCATCGAGGGAATCGTTTGCGAGCAACGATTCGGAGCCTACTCGCTGCAGTTGACGTCGCGCATCAGCACGCGACTCGGCGAGACGGCCTTGCGGGTGAACGATCGAGTGGCAAACCGCACATCGCGGCCCGCCGATTGCCAACTGCTGTATCACATCAACTTTGGATCTCCGCTGCTGGATGAAGGTTCGCAGTTCATCGCCCCGGCGGCCCGGCTCACGCCTCGCGACGAGATTTCTGCCGCGGGGTTGAACGACTGGGACCGTTACAGCGCTCGAGATGAAACGGTTGCTGAAGAAGTCTACTTCCTGGAGTTAGCCGCTGACGCGCAAGGGAACACGCAAGCACTGCTCAAGAACGGCGCAGGCCAGCTTGGGGTTTCCGTGCGGTTCAACGTTCGTCAGCTCCCGTACTTTACGCTGTGGAAAGATCGTTTAGGAGCAGAAAAATTCCGCGTCACCGGCTTGGAACCCGGCACGAATTACCCGAATCAGCGAACGCTTGAGTCCCGCGCGGGACGAGTCGTTTCGCTTGGTGCAGCAGAGGAGAAAGAGTTCGAAGTAATGATCCAGTTTCACGCCGAGGCAACGGCAGTGAAGCAAGCATGTGATGAAATCGCTTTTCTCCAGTCGTCATTACCACCGAGGGTCGTCTAA
- a CDS encoding class I fructose-bisphosphate aldolase: protein MSVVPRLRRLFAADNRCLNVAVDHGFFNEWPFLQGIEDMSRAVQTLLDAKPDAIQLTAGQAKHLQFASSDDKPAFVLRTDVANVYGSELPRTLFSHVMDDTVEQALRLDAACVVVNLFRIPNQPEVHQQCVENVSRLKPLCERYGMPLMVEPLVMQSNSAAGGYMVDGDIKKIVPLVRQATELGADIIKADPCDNLEEYHLVVQAASGCPVLPRGGGKVPDDEVLRRTSVLIEQGASGIVYGRNIIQHANPAKMTRALMAIVHGSCDLEQAKQLLV, encoded by the coding sequence ATGTCCGTCGTCCCGCGTCTCCGTCGCCTGTTTGCCGCTGACAATCGCTGCCTCAACGTGGCCGTCGATCACGGCTTCTTTAATGAGTGGCCCTTCTTGCAAGGGATCGAAGATATGTCGCGCGCCGTGCAAACGCTGCTCGATGCCAAGCCGGATGCGATCCAGCTCACGGCTGGCCAGGCGAAGCATCTGCAGTTTGCCAGCAGTGATGACAAGCCGGCGTTCGTGTTGCGCACCGACGTGGCCAACGTCTACGGTTCGGAGCTGCCGCGCACGCTGTTCAGCCATGTGATGGACGACACCGTCGAGCAGGCGCTTCGTCTCGACGCGGCGTGCGTGGTCGTCAATCTGTTCAGAATTCCGAATCAGCCGGAAGTTCACCAGCAATGCGTCGAGAACGTCAGCCGCCTGAAGCCGCTGTGCGAGCGGTACGGCATGCCATTGATGGTCGAGCCGCTGGTGATGCAATCGAACTCCGCGGCCGGCGGCTACATGGTCGACGGCGACATCAAGAAGATCGTGCCGTTGGTGCGTCAGGCGACTGAACTCGGCGCCGACATCATCAAGGCCGATCCGTGCGACAACTTGGAGGAGTACCACCTTGTGGTGCAGGCGGCCTCGGGCTGCCCCGTCCTGCCGCGCGGCGGCGGAAAGGTGCCGGACGACGAAGTCCTCCGCCGTACGAGCGTCTTGATCGAGCAAGGGGCGTCGGGGATCGTCTACGGGCGCAACATCATTCAGCACGCCAATCCGGCCAAGATGACGCGGGCCCTGATGGCCATCGTGCACGGCTCGTGCGATCTGGAGCAAGCAAAGCAACTGCTCGTGTAG
- a CDS encoding FGGY-family carbohydrate kinase, with translation MILAIDLGTTYFKFTLFSRRGELLRTVRVTPSARSPHAGWVEIPAEKFEAAICKGIEQVLAPNGTRRATVDAMVFATQGNSFTLLDAENRPLTPIILWSDRRAADIGAELAPSAGLADFSATTGIPALNEEFMVAKLQWLAREQPHAWKQTARICLISDYLTLLMTGHHVTEAGVAGLTGLVDIEQRDWWQPALERFGLNAEWLPQVVNAGTDLGNILPEMAQRLGIDNACRFIVGTLDQYAGAIGVGSVEPGMLSETTGTVLAAVACAAELDDNPAPGVYQGPAYRNGLYWRMSFGSVSANYLHWYRDQLPDLPEFDDLAPLATSVAPGADGLTIDRSSATPADALAPYVDVQPRGKVVRAIMETVAAALREHLQRLQGSSAAHWREVRSAGGGSRSAIWLQIKADVLNLVVSTTAYGEPTSLGAAILAEATLSNSPVAEVTQKWVRLQHPLLPIANNVVQYAAMANDANAALTP, from the coding sequence ATGATTCTCGCCATCGATCTTGGGACGACGTACTTCAAGTTCACGCTGTTCAGCCGCCGCGGCGAACTCCTGCGCACCGTCCGGGTGACGCCGTCCGCGAGGTCTCCCCACGCTGGCTGGGTGGAGATTCCGGCGGAGAAGTTCGAAGCAGCGATCTGCAAAGGGATCGAGCAAGTTCTGGCGCCGAACGGCACTCGTCGCGCTACCGTCGACGCGATGGTTTTCGCGACGCAAGGCAACAGCTTCACGCTGCTCGATGCGGAGAATCGCCCGCTGACGCCGATCATCTTGTGGTCCGATCGGCGTGCAGCCGACATCGGCGCTGAGCTCGCGCCGTCTGCGGGACTTGCTGATTTCTCGGCGACGACCGGCATTCCGGCGCTCAACGAAGAATTCATGGTCGCCAAACTGCAATGGCTCGCGCGCGAACAGCCGCACGCTTGGAAACAGACCGCGCGAATCTGCCTCATCAGCGACTACCTCACGCTGCTGATGACCGGCCATCACGTGACCGAGGCGGGCGTCGCCGGTCTCACCGGGTTGGTCGACATCGAGCAGCGCGACTGGTGGCAGCCGGCGCTCGAACGCTTTGGTTTGAACGCCGAGTGGCTGCCGCAGGTGGTGAACGCCGGCACCGATCTGGGGAACATTCTGCCCGAGATGGCGCAGCGCTTGGGCATCGACAACGCCTGCCGCTTCATCGTGGGGACGCTCGATCAGTACGCCGGCGCGATCGGCGTCGGCAGCGTCGAACCTGGCATGCTTTCTGAAACCACTGGCACCGTGCTGGCCGCCGTGGCGTGCGCCGCGGAACTCGATGACAACCCCGCGCCGGGCGTTTACCAAGGCCCCGCTTATCGGAATGGCCTCTATTGGCGGATGTCGTTTGGCAGCGTCTCGGCGAACTACCTGCACTGGTATCGCGACCAACTTCCCGACCTGCCGGAGTTCGATGACCTGGCCCCGCTGGCCACGAGCGTCGCGCCCGGGGCCGATGGCCTCACAATCGATCGCAGCTCCGCGACGCCGGCCGACGCGCTAGCGCCGTACGTCGACGTGCAACCGCGCGGCAAGGTCGTGCGCGCCATCATGGAAACCGTGGCGGCCGCGCTTCGAGAGCATTTGCAGCGCCTGCAAGGTTCGTCCGCAGCGCACTGGCGGGAAGTCCGCTCGGCCGGCGGCGGCTCGCGCAGCGCGATTTGGCTGCAAATCAAAGCCGATGTGCTCAACCTGGTCGTCTCGACCACGGCCTACGGAGAACCGACAAGCCTCGGCGCCGCCATTCTCGCCGAAGCGACTCTCAGCAACTCGCCGGTAGCAGAAGTGACGCAGAAGTGGGTGCGTTTGCAACACCCACTTCTGCCGATTGCCAACAACGTCGTTCAGTACGCAGCCATGGCGAACGACGCCAACGCCGCACTAACGCCTTAG
- a CDS encoding neutral/alkaline non-lysosomal ceramidase N-terminal domain-containing protein, with product MSSSYALVAGAAAVDISPTRSLFLFGYPNVERNSTGVNDPLLCSALYLSDGNVAQLFVACDVIFVERGLALRAKACIERATGIPAAHILISATHTHSAPMTMTMLSNAADPRVPAIDPAFVQTLEDGIVAAAVQAYETKRPAELGVAVADASAVGSNRLDPSGPSDPTAPVMSVRCAQSHAPIAVLLVCSMHPTVLRETSTLVSGDFPGLARKYLQERTFGSKIPVIYHTGPCGNLSPRHVVRENTVAEATRLGYLLGAAVEAAMRSIEYSSTLRLSCRSDSLRFPLRKFPTVDAADELLHQAEADFRQLQAAAADPRTIRTAECKLFGAEETVALSRASEQGFVAQAAEEVLPAELSIFQIGDWHYVGWPGEQFVEFSLEIKARYPQCCIISMANGDLQGYLVTADAVRDKTYESLNAIFESPASGNLLVGRTLELLSQN from the coding sequence ATGAGCTCAAGTTATGCGTTGGTTGCGGGAGCCGCAGCGGTCGACATTAGTCCGACCCGCAGCCTCTTCCTGTTCGGTTACCCGAACGTCGAACGGAACAGCACGGGCGTCAACGACCCGCTTCTTTGTTCGGCACTCTATCTGAGCGACGGAAACGTCGCGCAGCTCTTCGTGGCGTGCGACGTCATTTTCGTCGAGCGCGGGCTGGCGCTGCGTGCGAAAGCGTGCATCGAGCGTGCCACGGGAATCCCCGCCGCCCACATTTTGATCTCGGCGACGCACACACATTCGGCGCCGATGACGATGACGATGCTCAGCAACGCGGCGGATCCGCGTGTTCCCGCGATCGATCCTGCGTTCGTGCAAACGCTCGAAGACGGCATCGTCGCCGCCGCTGTGCAAGCCTACGAAACAAAGCGTCCCGCGGAGCTTGGCGTCGCCGTCGCCGACGCCTCGGCGGTGGGAAGCAACCGCCTCGACCCATCGGGACCGTCGGACCCGACCGCGCCGGTGATGTCGGTGCGCTGCGCTCAAAGCCACGCGCCGATCGCGGTGCTGCTCGTCTGCTCGATGCACCCCACGGTGTTGCGTGAAACGTCGACGCTCGTCAGCGGCGACTTTCCCGGACTCGCCCGCAAATACCTGCAGGAGCGCACATTCGGCAGCAAGATTCCCGTCATCTACCACACCGGCCCATGCGGCAACCTGAGCCCCCGGCACGTCGTCCGCGAAAACACGGTCGCCGAAGCGACGCGCCTCGGCTATCTGCTCGGCGCCGCCGTCGAAGCAGCGATGCGTAGCATTGAATACTCCTCGACGCTGCGACTCAGTTGCCGGTCGGACAGCTTGCGATTCCCACTACGGAAGTTTCCCACCGTCGACGCCGCGGACGAGTTGCTGCATCAAGCCGAAGCCGATTTCCGGCAACTTCAAGCCGCCGCGGCCGATCCCCGCACGATTCGCACGGCGGAATGCAAACTGTTCGGCGCGGAAGAAACCGTGGCCTTGAGCCGCGCCTCCGAGCAAGGCTTCGTGGCGCAAGCCGCCGAGGAGGTGCTGCCTGCCGAGCTGTCGATCTTCCAGATCGGCGATTGGCACTACGTCGGTTGGCCAGGCGAGCAGTTTGTCGAGTTCTCGCTCGAAATCAAAGCCCGCTATCCGCAGTGCTGCATCATCAGCATGGCGAACGGCGACCTGCAGGGATATCTCGTGACCGCCGACGCGGTGCGCGACAAAACCTACGAGTCGCTCAACGCGATTTTCGAAAGCCCCGCCTCGGGCAATTTGCTCGTCGGTCGCACGCTGGAACTACTTTCTCAAAACTAG
- a CDS encoding DeoR/GlpR family DNA-binding transcription regulator, whose translation MGNAVRDKKLIEMIAAHGECSIDQLATELGVSDMTIRRDLQSLAESGKIIRTHGGAAMAESVSFGFEFLKKYGQHQEAKEAIAKLAAGKVEEGQSVLLDSGTTTLAIATQLRAKPNITVVTTSLPIASRLQYAPKVEVLLLGGYVRPTSPDLVGALTESNLESLCADIAFIGAAGIDHKGIVYQQSPEVAKMLATMVKSAKVVYLVADSSKFGKTALCRCGKLQDWDGIITDRGVDKKLVESFAKKGVQVLLA comes from the coding sequence ATGGGAAATGCGGTTCGCGACAAAAAGCTCATTGAGATGATCGCCGCCCACGGCGAATGCTCAATCGATCAGTTGGCCACGGAATTGGGCGTCAGCGACATGACGATCAGACGCGATCTGCAGTCGCTCGCCGAAAGCGGCAAGATCATTCGCACCCACGGCGGGGCGGCCATGGCGGAAAGCGTGAGCTTTGGTTTTGAATTCCTGAAGAAGTACGGCCAACACCAAGAGGCCAAAGAGGCGATCGCCAAGCTGGCGGCCGGCAAGGTCGAAGAGGGCCAATCGGTGCTCCTCGACTCGGGCACGACGACGCTCGCGATCGCCACGCAGTTGCGTGCGAAACCGAACATCACCGTCGTCACCACCTCGCTGCCGATCGCTTCGCGGTTGCAGTACGCGCCGAAGGTGGAGGTGTTATTGCTCGGCGGCTACGTCCGACCAACGTCGCCCGACTTAGTCGGCGCGTTGACAGAATCCAACCTCGAATCACTGTGCGCCGACATCGCCTTCATCGGCGCCGCCGGCATCGACCACAAGGGCATCGTTTATCAGCAATCGCCGGAAGTCGCCAAGATGCTGGCCACGATGGTGAAGTCGGCCAAGGTCGTGTACTTGGTCGCGGATAGCTCGAAGTTCGGCAAGACCGCGCTCTGTCGCTGCGGGAAACTACAAGATTGGGACGGAATCATCACCGACCGCGGCGTTGACAAGAAGCTGGTCGAATCGTTCGCAAAGAAAGGGGTTCAAGTTCTGCTCGCGTAG